A genomic window from Vicia villosa cultivar HV-30 ecotype Madison, WI unplaced genomic scaffold, Vvil1.0 ctg.001135F_1_1, whole genome shotgun sequence includes:
- the LOC131633549 gene encoding pentatricopeptide repeat-containing protein At2g29760, chloroplastic-like — protein MSSALKLKPARAISCLFSVAAIHTQTQISSTILQELKSPTHQTLHCLIDQCFSLKQLKLVHTQIILHGLTTQVLTLGKLVSSSVQFGDLRYAHHLFDQIPQPNKFMFNHLIKGYSNSNDPTMSLLLYRRMVGAGLLPNQFTIPFVLKACAAKASYWVGVCVHAQSVKLGMGSHVCVQNSILTVYVACGLILSARKVFDDISERSLVSWNSMIAGYSKMGLSKEVVLLFREMQQVGLEPDVFTLVGLLSVSSKHGNLDLGRFVHHYIVVSGIKTDSVVTNALVDMYAKCGCLKYAESVFDQMLDKDVVSWTCMINAYANHGLIDCALRFFNQVPVKNVVSWNSIIWCHVQEGLYAEAVELFYRMCGSGVLPNDATLVAILSCCSHMGDLALGQQAHNYICDNNITLSVTLCNAIIDMYAKCGALQTAMDIFFGMPEKNVVSWNVVIGALALHGFGKEAIEMFEKMRASGVCPDEITFTGLLSACSHSGLVDMGKHYFDMMNSTFGIFPDVEHYACMVDLLGRRGFLGEAISLIQKMPIKPDFVVWSALLGACRTYGNLAIGKQIMKQLLELGRYDSGLYVLLSNMYSESQRWDDMKNIRKILDENGIKKCRAISFIEKTCGESI, from the coding sequence ATGTCCTCCGCTCTGAAACTGAAGCCCGCAAGAGCTATTTCCTGCTTGTTTTCTGTTGCTGCCatacacacacaaacacaaatcAGCTCAACCATTTTACAAGAGTTAAAGTCCCCAACTCATCAAACTCTTCACTGTCTCATAGACCAATGTTTCTCCCTAAAGCAACTCAAACTTGTCCATACACAAATCATCCTCCATGGACTCACCACCCAAGTCCTCACATTAGGCAAACTAGTCTCCTCCAGTGTCCAATTTGGAGATCTCCGTTACGCACACCACCTGTTTGAtcaaattcctcaaccaaataaATTCATGTTTAACCATTTGATAAAGGGTTATTCTAATTCCAATGACCCAACTATGTCTCTGTTGCTCTACCGTCGAATGGTGGGGGCTGGTCTTTTACCGAACCAGTTCACTATCCCTTTTGTTCTCAAAGCTTGTGCTGCAAAAGCCTCTTACTGGGTTGGTGTTTGTGTTCATGCTCAGTCTGTTAAGCTTGGAATGGGGTCTCATGTTTGTGTTCAAAATTCAATCTTGACTGTTTATGTTGCTTGTGGTTTGATACTGAGTGCAAGGAAAGTGTTTGATGATATTTCGGAAAGGTCATTGGTTTCATGGAATTCGATGATTGCTGGGTATTCTAAAATGGGTTTATCTAAAGAAGTCGTTTTGTTGTTTCGAGAAATGCAACAAGTTGGATTGGAGCCTGATGTGTTCACCTTGGTTGGCTTGCTTTCTGTTTCGTCAAAACACGGTAACTTGGATTTGGGAAGATTTGTGCATCATTATATCGTCGTTTCCGGAATTAAAACTGACTCGGTTGTCACCAATGCACTTGTAGATATGTATGCGAAGTGTGGGTGTTTGAAATATGCTGAAAGTGTATTCGATCAAATGCTTGATAAGGATGTAGTTTCTTGGACATGTATGATTAATGCTTATGCTAATCATGGGCTTATCGATTGTGCTTTGAGATTTTTTAACCAGGTGCCTGTGAAGAATGTGGTTTCTTGGAATTCGATAATTTGGTGTCATGTTCAAGAAGGACTTTATGCCGAAGCCGTTGAACTTTTCTACAGGATGTGTGGTTCAGGTGTGTTGCCTAATGATGCTACCCTTGTTGCCATTCTTTCATGCTGCAGTCACATGGGTGATCTAGCATTGGGGCAACAGGCCCACAACTACATTTGTGATAATAACATTACACTTAGTGTGACGCTTTGCAACGCTATAATAGACATGTATGCAAAATGTGGTGCTCTTCAGACTGCCATGGACATTTTCTTTGGGATGCCTGAGAAGAATGTGGTGTCGTGGAACGTTGTTATTGGGGCACTTGCTCTTCACGGTTTTGGAAAAGAAGCCATCGAGATGTTTGAGAAGATGCGGGCAAGTGGAGTTTGTCCCGATGAGATTACATTTACAGGGTTGCTTTCTGCTTGTAGTCATAGTGGTCTTGTGGACATGGGGAAACATTATTTTGACATGATGAATTCGACTTTCGGGATTTTTCCCGATGTTGAACACTACGCATGCATGGTCGATCTTTTAGGGCGACGTGGATTCTTAGGAGAAGCAATTTCGTTGATACAGAAGATGCCTATTAAACCAGATTTTGTTGTTTGGAGTGCTTTACTTGGTGCTTGTAGAACCTATGGGAATCTAGCAATTGGTAAGCAAATCATGAAGCAGTTGTTGGAGTTAGGACGATACGATTCCGGGCTTTATGTGCTTCTGTCAAACATGTATTCAGAATCTCAAAGATGGGATGACATGAAGAATATTAGGAAAATATTAGATGAAAATGGGATTAAAAAGTGCAGGGCAATTAGCTTCATTGAAAAGACATGTGGGgaatccatttaa
- the LOC131633562 gene encoding uncharacterized protein LOC131633562: MSNLTKLDFGALDISGKNYLTWALDAQIHLSAEGHGDTIKEGNKSSDQQKAKAMIFLRRHLHEDLKNEYLTVTDPHVLWKNLKDRYDHQKTVILPKARYEWMHLRLQDFKSVSDYNSAMFRITSKLLLCGEKVTDEDMLEKTFSTFHASNVLLQQQYREKGFIKYSDLISCLLVAEQNNELLMKNHEARPTGTTPFPEVNVARHDHYRKNRGRGRAYARGRGRGRNYAHGLGFDRGRNGNHKNTYFHPKWKNVEKNEKEGQSSKTNENICYRCGGKGHWSRTCRTPKHLVDLYQKSLKNKKEKIETHFANEDDDPDYGNMDVTHLDIGDFFADPDGKIDHLIGDGSVKK; the protein is encoded by the coding sequence ATGTCAAATCTTACAAAATTGGATTTTGGGGCTCTTGATATTTCGGGAAAGAACTATTTGACATGGGCCCTAGACGCCCAAATTCATTTAAGCGCAGAAGGTCACGGTGATACTATTAAAGAAGGAAATAaatcatctgatcaacaaaaggcAAAAGCCATGATATTCCTCCGTCGTCACCTTCACGAGGATCTTAAAAATGAGTATCTTACCGTAACTGACCCACATGTCTTGTGGAAAAATTTGAAAGATAGATATGATCATCAAAAAACGGTTATCCTACCAAAAGCTCGATATGAATGGATGCATTTACGTTTGCAGGATTTTAAAAGTGTAAGTGATTATAATTCTGCAATGTTTAGAATAACTTCTAAGTTATTATTATGTGGAGAAAAAGTAACTGATGAAGATATGCTAGAAAAAACATTTTCCACTTTTCATGCATCCAATGTGCTCCTGCAGCAGCAGTATCGAGAAAAGGGGTTTATTAAATATTCTGACCTAATATCTTGTCTTCTTGTGGCTGAGCAAAATAATGAACTATTGATGAAAAATCACGAGGCCCGTCCCACTGGTACAACTCCATTCCCAGAAGTGAATGTGGCAAGGCACGACCACTATAGGAAAAATCGTGGTCGCGGTCGTGCATATGCACGTGGTCGTGGTCGTGGTCGTAATTATGCTCATGGTCTTGGTTTTGATCGTGGTCGCAATGGGAATCATAAAAACACATATTTCCACCCGAAGTGGAAAAAtgttgaaaagaatgaaaaagagggtcAGAGTagcaaaacaaatgaaaatatttGCTATCGTTGTGGAGGAAAAGGTCATTGGAGTCGCACTTGTCGTACTCCAAAACACCTTGTTGATCTTTATCAAAAATCactgaaaaataaaaaggaaaagatcgAGACTCACTTtgctaatgaagatgatgatccaGATTATGGTAATATGGATGTTACCCATTTAGATATTGGTGACTTCTTTGCTGATCCAGATggaaaaattgatcaccttattgGAGATGGAAGCGTCAAGAAATAA
- the LOC131633547 gene encoding CASP-like protein ARALYDRAFT_485429: MMEEVPGAFGTSASLSLRLGQTVFSSASLCFMCLDVGFYSFTSFSFLVTVMGLAIPWSITLFLVDAYSVFIQCLPIQRRLIMIIVFGDMVMSYLSLAAACSAASVTDLLHEAGRSHCPEKLCGRYQLSAAMAFLSWFLSSASCLFNFWILPSL; the protein is encoded by the exons ATGATGGAGGAAGTTCCGGGAGCGTTTGGAACCAGCGCTAGCTTGTCTCTTCGTTTGGGTCAAACCGTTTTCTCTTCTGCTTCTCTTTGCTTCATGTGCTTGGACGTTGGTTTTTACTCCTTCACTTCTTTCTC ATTCTTGGTAACAGTAATGGGTTTGGCAATTCCCTGGAGCATAACATTATTCTTGGTAGATGCTTACTCCGTCTTCATACAATGTTTGCCGATTCAACGAAGGCTCATAATGATAATCGTTTTTGGAGACATG GTTATGTCATATCTTTCATTAGCTGCAGCATGTTCTGCAGCAAGTGTGACAGATCTTCTGCATGAAGCTGGTAGATCACATTGCCCTGAAAAGTTATGTGGTAGATATCAATTGTCTGCGGCTATGGCATTTTTGTCTTGGTTTCTTTCATCAGCATCATGTCTTTTTAATTTTTGGATTTTACCTTCTCTGTAA